A single Rhopalosiphum padi isolate XX-2018 chromosome 4, ASM2088224v1, whole genome shotgun sequence DNA region contains:
- the LOC132929848 gene encoding 26S proteasome regulatory subunit 6B, which translates to MEEIGIVLPERDDSQDAKPTLPNLNNVEACLDSLDHYSRYKRLQRYLEFLTVQEEYIKDEQRNLKKEYLHAQEEVKRIQSVPLVIGQFLEAVDQNTGIVGSTTGSNYYVRILSTIDRELLKPSASVALHKHSNALVDVLPPEADSSISMLQADEKPDIQYADIGGMDMQKQEIREAVELPLTHFELYKQIGIDPPRGVLMYGPPGCGKTMLAKAVAHHTTAAFIRVVGSEFVQKYLGEGPRMVRDVFRLAKENSPAIIFIDEIDAIATKRFDAQTGADREVQRILLELLNQMDGFDQTTNVKVIMATNRADTLDPALLRPGRLDRKIEFPLPDRRQKRLVFSTITAKMNLSEEVDLEDYVARPDRISGADINAICQEAGMHAVRENRYIVLPKDFEKGYKNNIKKDESEHEFYK; encoded by the exons ATGGAAGAAATTGGTATTGTCTTGCCAGAAAGG gaTGATAGTCAAGACGCTAAACCCACTCTTCCTAATTTGAATAATGTAGAGGCATGTTTAGACAGTTTGGACCATTATTCTAGATACAAG CGCTTACAAAGGTATTTGGAATTTTTGACTGTACAAGAAGAATATATTAAAGATGAAcaacgtaatttaaaaaaagaatacttACACGCACAAGAAGAAGTAAAACGTATTCAGAGTGTTCCACTTGTCATTGGTCAATTTTTAGAAGCAGTCGACCAAAATACTGGTATTGTTGGAAGTACTACTGGGtcaaattattatgtacgtattttGTCAACAATCGACCGAGAATTACTGAAACCATCTGCTAGTGTTGCATTGCATAAACATAGTAATGCTTTGGTTGATGTATTACCTCCAGAAGCAGATTCCTCTATATCTATGCTACAAGCAG ATGAAAAACCTGATATTCAATATGCTGATATTGGAGGTATGGATATGCAAAAACAAGAAATTCGGGAAGCCGTTGAATTGCCACTAACACATTTCGAACTATATAAGCAAATTGGTATTGATCCACCACGCGGTGTTTTAATGTACGGACCTCCAGGATGTGGCAAAACTATGTTAGCTAAAGCTGTAGCTCATCATACTACtg ctgCTTTTATTCGTGTGGTTGGTTCAGAGTTTGTGCAAAAATATTTAGGAGAAGGTCCACGTATGGTACGTGATGTTTTCCGTTTAGCTAAAGAAAATTCCCctgctataatatttattgatgaaaTCGATGCAATTGCTACTAAACGTTTTGATGCACAAACGGGAGCTGACCGTGAAGTGCAGCGAATATTACTTGAACTTCTTAATCAGATGGATGGTTTTGATCAAACAACTAATGTTAAAGTTATAATGGCTACCAATCGAGCTGATACTTTAGATCCAGCTTTATTACGTCCTGGTCGTTTGGACCGAAAAATTGAGTTTCCATTGCCTGATCGTAGACAAAAGCGTTTAGTATTTTCAACGATAACAGCCAAAATGAATCTCAGTGAAGAAGTTGATTTAGAAGATTATGTGGCCAGACCAGATAGAATTTCTGGAGCTGATATTAATGCTATTTGTCAAgag gcTGGAATGCATGCTGTACGTGAAAATCGTTACATTGTGTTGCCTAAAGATTTTGAAAAAGGttacaaaaacaatatcaaaaagGATGAATCAGAACATGAAttctacaaataa
- the LOC132930348 gene encoding uncharacterized protein LOC132930348, translating to MDVAAVSPSKKNPCGKFIGTGQRKIIVNLYKKIVKHQLENPDSPRMTLREMIVDISKSSGIGQRSVQNILSEYKNQGTITSPNKKKIRPTIIEKIDEFDKNAIRQKIHNFWRNREVPTVDKMLIAINEDETLPNIKRSSFQKVLKDLQFQYVKKKRNSALLEREDLITWRRSYLVKIKHYREQNRPIYYLDETWVNAGEAHSRTWTDTTINSSRDAFLKGLTTGQKEPSGKGKRLIVLHIGSTDGFVPGGLLCFESKTNSTDYHDEMNGDTFYEWFVRILPLLKENAVIVMDNASYHSVKKCKIPTMSWKKKDIIDWLEMKGEIVNHPIVKNDLIIRVKKIKNQYDKYVIDEYAKDNGKIVLRLPPYHCELNPIELAWSSVKSYVRTHNNTFKIKDVLELLKKGVEHVTAEMWTNFVGHVVKEEEKFLNIEHITDEVFDELPEAEGRHIMTITGDTSCSESDFDSD from the exons ATGGATGTCGCAGCTGTGTCTCCTTCCAAAAAAAATCCATGTGGAAAA ttcatcgGCACTGgtcaaagaaaaattattgtcaatttatataagaaaataGTTAAACACCAGCTTGAAAATCCTGACAGCCCTCGAATGACCTTAAGAGAAATGATCGTCGATATCTCAAAATCTTCGGGTATTGGACAGCGGTcagttcaaaacatattatCGGAGTATAAGAATCAAGGAACAATTACATCGCCGAACAAGAAAAAAATTCGACCTACAATAATCGAAAAAATCGATGAATTcgataaaaatgcaataagacagaaaatacacaatttttggAGGAACCGCGAAGTACCAACAGTCGATAAAATGTTAATCGCCATTAATGAAGATGAAACACTTCCAAACATTAAGCGGTCGTCATTTCAAAAAGTGTTGAAAGATTTACAATTtcaatacgtaaaaaaaaaacgtaatagtGCACTACTCGAAAGAGAAGATTTAATAACTTGGCGCCGAAGTTATTTGGTCAAAATAAAGCATTATAGAGAGCAAAACAgaccaatttattatttggaCGAAACGTGGGTCAACGCAGGCGAGGCACACAGTAGAACGTGGACCGATACCACAATAAATTCATCACGAGATGCATTCCTCAAGGGCCTAACCACAGGACAAAAAGAACCCTCGGGAAAAGGTAAGCGTCTCATTGTCTTACACATCGGGTCGACAGATGGTTTTGTCCCGGGGGGTCTTTTGTGTTTCGAATCAAAGACCAATTCTACGGACTACCATGACGAGATGAATGGCGATACATTCTATGAATGGTTTGTACGAATTCTACCACTATTAAAAGAAAACGCCGTCATAGTGATGGATAATGCTTCGTATCACTCCGTAAAGAAATGCAAAATACCAACTATGTCttggaaaaaaaaagatattatcgATTGGCTTGAAATGAAAGGTGAAATCGTTAACCATCCAATagtcaaaaatgatttaataataagagttaaaaaaataaaaaaccaatacGACAAGTACGTAATAGACGAGTACGCAAAAGACAATGGCAAAATCGTATTGCGATTACCCCCATACCACTGCGAGCTAAACCCTATCGAGCTCGCGTGGTCTTCTGTAAAAAGCTATGTCCGGacacataataatacgtttaaaataaaggATGTACTGGAGTTATTAAAAAAAGGCGTGGAACATGTGACAGCGGAAATGTGGACGAATTTTGTGGGACATGTCGTCAAGGAGGAAGAAAAGTTTTTGAACATtgaacatataacagatgaagTATTTGACGAACTTCCCGAAGCAGAAGGACGTCATATCATGACGATAACAGGTGATACGAGTTGTTCGGAATCAGACTTCGATTCGGATTGA
- the LOC132930073 gene encoding cuticle protein 12.5-like: MKSYVAAVLLLALAVCAFAEEAKPQQASPAAKTTDKRSIYGLGYGYPAYHAPLTYPAAPLALPTTFVSPLKYHAPLSYPLSYHAPLSYHAPLSYHAPLSYHAPLPYHAPISYASPLSYHHAPIYKAPYYAPSLY; encoded by the exons ATGAAATct TACGTAGCTGCCGTTCTATTGCTGGCTCTTGCCGTCTGCGCTTTCGCCGAAGAAGCCAAACCGCAACAAGCGTCCCCTGCCGCCAAGACAACCGACAAGCGCAGCATCTACGGACTGGGCTACGGCTACCCCGCGTACCACGCACCACTCACCTACCCAGCTGCCCCATTGGCCCTGCCCACGACCTTCGTATCGCCACTGAAATACCACGCACCACTGTCCTACCCCCTGTCCTACCACGCTCCCCTCTCCTACCACGCTCCACTTTCCTACCACGCTCCCCTCTCCTACCACGCACCCCTCCCCTATCACGCTCCCATCTCTTACGCTTCTCCTCTGTCCTACCACCATGCACCAATCTACAAGGCCCCATACTATGCCCCGTCTCTTTACTAA
- the LOC132930072 gene encoding adhesive plaque matrix protein-like: protein MKSLIIVIIAVAVAVADEKATAKQDKRQISSYSSGTAATIAQPLQTQPTAGAVAVNNAPSYQSSYVPTCVVQPYGNSIFTNPSVPVYQPPYYNGPAESFVPQYQPQQQYPIAYQPPQYPIAYQPPQYPITYQPSQYPTTYQPSQYPATYQPSQYPAAYQPSQFPATYQPQQPAQTPAPYSYTYFTSAANSANNNAQLSTTKK from the exons ATGAAATCTTTG ATTATCGTGATTATCGCCGTGGCCGTGGCCGTAGCCGACGAAAAAGCTACAGCCAAACAAGATAAGCGTCAAATATCTTCGTACAGCAGCGGTACTGCTGCAACTATCGCACAGCCGTTACAAACGCAGCCGACAGCTGGTGCAGTAGCAGTCAATAACGCGCCTTCGTACCAATCGAGTTATGTACCGACTTGTGTGGTACAACCGTACGGCAATAGCATTTTTACCAATCCATCGGTACCCGTGTATCAGCCTCCGTACTATAATGGACCCGCCGAGTCGTTTGTACCTCAATACCAACCACAGCAACAATATCCAATCGCTTATCAGCCACCGCAGTATCCGATCGCTTATCAGCCACCGCAGTATCCGATCACTTATCAGCCGTCGCAATATCCAACCACGTACCAGCCGTCACAATATCCGGCTACGTACCAGCCGTCGCAATATCCGGCCGCGTATCAGCCGTCACAATTTCCGGCCACGTATCAGCCGCAACAACCCGCCCAGACTCCGGCGCCGTACTCGTACACTTACTTCACTTCGGCGGCCAACAGCGCCAACAACAACGCACAGTTGTCCACCACTAAGAAGTAG
- the LOC132929616 gene encoding skin secretory protein xP2-like, translating into MKIHVLIGLACLVAMATCSEDASTEQTQKVQQDQQLAEDHQSIKRDAVEDYSADESYASSAVAGGEAYHSAAPAEAYAPVAHTAEAYAPSAAEAYAPSAAEGYAHSAGAEAYGPSAYAAAPAAYAAPAAYAAPTAYAAAAAPVGIATAPAAYGYGPSAYPAVSGYAPTYGPEHVISQHVEINRAIPVPVYRTIAVGVPQPVAVRVPYPVPVIKTVAYPVEKPVPYPVDKPYPVHIEKKVPVPVDRPYPVPVYKIKHIYHEPKWAKWLSGW; encoded by the exons ATGAAAATACAC GTTTTGATCGGTCTGGCATGTTTGGTGGCCATGGCCACGTGCTCGGAGGACGCGTCCACCGAACAGACGCAAAAGGTGCAACAGGACCAACAGCTGGCTGAAGATCACCAGTCCATCAAACGCGACGCAGTCGAAGACTACAGCGCGGATGAGTCGTACGCCTCGTCAGCCGTCGCCGGCGGCGAAGCATACCATTCCGCTGCCCCTGCCGAAGCATACGCACCAGTCGCTCACACCGCCGAAGCATACGCACCGTCCGCCGCCGAAGCGTACGCACCGTCCGCCGCTGAAGGTTACGCGCATTCCGCCGGCGCCGAAGCGTACGGTCCGTCTGCATACGCCGCCGCTCCAGCCGCTTACGCCGCTCCAGCCGCTTATGCCGCCCCCACAGcttacgccgccgccgccgcaccgGTAGGCATCGCCACTGCGCCTGCCGCCTACGGATACGGACCGTCCGCATATCCAGCAGTTTCCGG ATACGCCCCAACTTACGGACCTGAACACGTTATCTCGCAACACGTTGAGATCAACCGCGCCATACCCGTTCCAGTGTACAGGACCATCGCAGTTGGCGTACCTCAACCGGTGGCCGTGCGTGTGCCATACCCCGTGCCGGTCATCAAGACGGTCGCTTACCCAGTCGAGAAACCCGTGCCGTACCCGGTAGACAAGCCGTACCCAGTGCACATCGAGAAGAAAGTCCCCGTGCCCGTCGACAGACCGTACCCCGTGCCCGTGTACAAGATCAAGCACATCTACCACGAGCCCAAGTGGGCCAAATGGCTCAGTGGCTGGTAA